In Kiritimatiellales bacterium, a genomic segment contains:
- a CDS encoding alkaline phosphatase: MRFKTKTGIFKKFLLIFLFAGFGFGQTPKYVFLMIGDGMSGSHRRLFHDQFGPMTLGTFEKSILTGTDNVQGKTTDSAASGTALACGIKTCNGAIGMNADKVPVTGLAKILQNRGYKIGIISSVGINDATPAAHYGNREHRSLHAGLLSDMAASNFDFFGISSVLYPKGYTEAMFEARMRRSGYEFCRGAELFNLDPAKKNAVMSSMDPDWPAQTRNGPSLAEYTREAAKLLKNDIGFFMMVEGGAIDHRAHNNDSAGIIREMAEFDLAVAAAVEFYNQYPAETLVVVTADHDTGGIIFEEDKSAAPGFWTSQTMKLLDMEPVMEQMKNSGAGLDALVEWCVKNTGLEDLTADETARIMQAANYYVHGGLTAEDKMTGYGRYNPLAVEVMRVRDTRNGFRFTTFGHTSRKIITNAKGSGAGLFTEPLENSDIPHRIATAMLGRNDELISGAKTIPFPPNEAMDYIALQSATPESLMLRAGLMSEQNLRFTLSAGENVVEQKEFYGASGRIIFSDLTPDTDYTVRCESGAGKVQKLTARTLKQPAGKKLMSLAIISDPHVSLFPDNPASRMHSLSVDILTGIVNDLNQSGCELLLLPGDLTDKSREEELEAVENVLSGARMPLIATKGNHDQAEGGFAEKWEQLFGAPAGIKTISGIQFVWLDTNDGRLNKPWNAGVIKQLDETKPAVIISHYQLVPDKAIAPRDADAGIHDAKNFRCRSMLKKIARSRSIIYVGHKNIASIAMLGNAPQFNCPQTTQFPNGYLAAEIYESGIQQWFVPGTDPYREEYSRRLDSSSQRTETPFRDANSFTVWNRFVPWPKN; this comes from the coding sequence TTTGGGTTCGGTCAGACCCCGAAATATGTATTTCTGATGATCGGCGACGGGATGAGCGGTTCACACCGGAGACTGTTTCACGATCAGTTTGGGCCGATGACGCTGGGCACGTTTGAAAAATCAATTCTAACCGGCACGGATAACGTGCAGGGAAAGACAACGGATTCGGCAGCATCCGGTACAGCACTGGCTTGCGGTATTAAGACCTGCAATGGTGCGATTGGGATGAATGCGGATAAGGTTCCGGTGACGGGTCTGGCGAAAATTCTGCAAAATCGCGGCTATAAAATCGGCATCATTTCATCGGTGGGTATTAATGATGCAACGCCGGCGGCGCACTACGGCAACCGCGAACACCGCTCGCTGCACGCCGGGCTGCTTTCCGACATGGCGGCGAGTAACTTTGATTTTTTCGGCATCAGTTCGGTACTTTATCCAAAAGGTTATACGGAAGCGATGTTTGAGGCGCGGATGCGGCGCAGCGGCTATGAGTTTTGTCGCGGAGCCGAATTATTCAACTTAGATCCGGCGAAAAAGAACGCGGTGATGTCGTCGATGGATCCGGACTGGCCGGCGCAGACACGTAACGGGCCGTCGCTGGCGGAGTATACGCGCGAAGCGGCGAAGCTGCTGAAAAACGATATCGGCTTTTTTATGATGGTTGAAGGCGGTGCAATCGACCATCGTGCGCACAATAATGATTCCGCCGGAATTATCCGTGAAATGGCGGAGTTTGACCTGGCAGTAGCCGCGGCGGTTGAATTTTATAATCAGTATCCGGCTGAAACGCTCGTTGTGGTTACCGCAGATCACGATACCGGCGGAATTATTTTTGAAGAGGATAAATCCGCCGCGCCGGGATTTTGGACAAGCCAGACGATGAAGCTGCTGGATATGGAGCCGGTGATGGAGCAGATGAAAAACTCCGGCGCCGGACTCGATGCGCTGGTTGAGTGGTGCGTGAAAAACACCGGACTTGAAGACCTGACCGCTGACGAAACGGCGCGCATCATGCAGGCGGCGAATTATTACGTGCATGGCGGACTGACTGCTGAAGATAAAATGACCGGCTACGGCCGGTATAATCCGCTGGCGGTGGAAGTAATGCGCGTGCGCGATACGCGCAACGGTTTCCGCTTTACAACGTTCGGCCACACCAGCCGGAAAATAATTACGAACGCCAAAGGCTCCGGCGCCGGATTGTTTACTGAACCGCTGGAAAACAGTGATATTCCGCACCGGATTGCAACCGCAATGCTCGGCCGTAACGACGAATTAATTTCCGGCGCAAAAACAATACCGTTTCCGCCGAACGAAGCGATGGATTATATTGCATTGCAAAGCGCAACGCCGGAATCGCTCATGCTCCGTGCCGGACTGATGAGCGAGCAGAATCTGAGATTCACGCTGTCGGCGGGAGAAAACGTTGTTGAGCAGAAAGAATTTTACGGCGCATCCGGCCGGATCATATTTTCGGATTTAACGCCGGATACAGACTATACAGTTCGCTGCGAATCCGGCGCCGGAAAAGTACAAAAACTGACCGCGCGCACTTTAAAACAGCCTGCCGGAAAAAAACTGATGAGCCTTGCGATTATCAGCGACCCGCACGTTTCACTTTTTCCGGATAATCCGGCAAGTCGTATGCACTCGCTCAGCGTCGATATTCTGACCGGTATTGTAAACGACCTTAACCAGTCCGGTTGTGAACTGCTGCTGCTGCCCGGCGATCTGACCGATAAAAGCCGGGAGGAGGAACTCGAAGCGGTTGAAAACGTGCTGTCCGGCGCCCGAATGCCGTTGATTGCGACGAAAGGAAATCACGATCAGGCCGAGGGCGGATTTGCCGAAAAATGGGAACAGCTGTTCGGCGCGCCCGCCGGAATAAAAACCATTTCCGGCATACAGTTTGTATGGCTGGATACGAATGACGGCAGACTGAACAAACCGTGGAACGCCGGTGTGATCAAGCAGCTCGACGAAACCAAACCGGCCGTCATTATTTCGCATTATCAGTTAGTGCCGGACAAAGCGATTGCGCCGCGCGATGCCGATGCCGGAATCCATGACGCAAAAAATTTCCGGTGCCGTTCAATGCTCAAAAAAATCGCACGCAGCAGATCGATCATTTATGTCGGCCACAAAAACATTGCGAGTATTGCCATGCTCGGCAACGCACCGCAGTTTAACTGTCCGCAAACCACTCAGTTTCCGAACGGCTACCTGGCTGCCGAAATTTATGAATCAGGAATCCAGCAGTGGTTTGTTCCGGGTACGGATCCGTACCGCGAAGAATATTCGCGGCGGCTGGATTCTTCGAGTCAGCGGACGGAGACACCGTTCCGCGATGCAAATTCATTTACGGTCTGGAACCGGTTCGTTCCGTGGCCGAAAAATTAA
- a CDS encoding Gfo/Idh/MocA family oxidoreductase, whose protein sequence is MKNVVFIGGWGHWFEAANEFSVCSDVCFSGAAPAYAGEELSGVVNHPALAGIPVFNSADELFKNVAADIAVISTRPGNIAATVICAADAGCDVIAEKPVGITFDEVDAVETALKKNNVRLMAMFSMRADPVFQTAKRLVNEGAIGMPVLVNARKSYKFGDETKRPDWFGERAVYGGTFPWVGIHALDIIRFTTGLKMTQVAALQNNFIHPALPACEDSCAGLFMLSNGAPATVSIDYFRPASAGTHGDDWVRIVGTGGIIEARSNETSVTLLKDGKTPEPVELDIPAPLYLPFIENKNALTNTADALELTRAGLCARQSADEQKIININKQ, encoded by the coding sequence ATGAAAAATGTTGTGTTTATCGGCGGATGGGGGCACTGGTTTGAGGCGGCGAATGAATTCAGCGTGTGCAGCGATGTCTGTTTTTCCGGCGCCGCGCCGGCGTATGCCGGTGAAGAACTTTCCGGTGTGGTGAACCATCCGGCGCTTGCCGGAATTCCGGTGTTTAACAGTGCCGATGAGTTGTTTAAAAACGTGGCGGCGGATATTGCAGTGATCAGCACGCGCCCCGGAAATATTGCGGCGACAGTGATTTGTGCGGCGGATGCCGGGTGTGATGTGATCGCCGAAAAACCGGTCGGGATCACGTTCGATGAAGTGGATGCGGTGGAGACGGCGCTTAAAAAAAATAACGTGCGTTTGATGGCGATGTTTTCAATGCGCGCCGATCCGGTTTTTCAAACCGCGAAACGGCTGGTGAACGAAGGCGCCATTGGAATGCCGGTGCTGGTGAATGCGCGCAAGTCGTATAAATTCGGCGATGAAACAAAACGTCCGGACTGGTTCGGTGAACGTGCTGTTTACGGCGGAACATTTCCATGGGTCGGCATTCATGCGCTGGATATCATCCGTTTTACGACCGGTTTGAAAATGACACAGGTCGCGGCGCTGCAGAATAATTTTATACATCCGGCACTGCCGGCATGCGAAGATTCATGTGCCGGGCTTTTTATGCTGAGTAACGGCGCACCGGCAACGGTAAGCATAGATTATTTCCGTCCGGCGTCTGCCGGAACGCATGGCGACGACTGGGTACGGATTGTCGGCACCGGCGGAATTATTGAAGCGCGCTCAAATGAAACCAGCGTTACTCTTTTGAAAGACGGAAAAACTCCGGAACCGGTTGAACTGGATATTCCGGCGCCGCTGTATCTGCCTTTTATCGAAAACAAAAATGCGCTGACGAATACGGCCGATGCACTTGAACTGACTCGCGCCGGATTATGCGCGCGGCAATCGGCGGATGAGCAGAAAATTATTAATATCAATAAACAATGA